From the genome of Apostichopus japonicus isolate 1M-3 chromosome 17, ASM3797524v1, whole genome shotgun sequence:
AGGGTATGGTACATACTCGTCGTGAATAGCTGTATACCACTGAAAATACGGCCTATTAATAACCCATTGATATAAGGCCTAAACTCACGAGCTTATTTGACCGTGTGTTTGTCTCTAGCTTAGACACGTTAGGCCTACTAACTGTGTAACATAAATCTAAACATAAATCTGATCGCGTACAAAAGCCTAGCCAGACTTTAGAGGCTCAACGTGACCTAGAATAATTCAGCTTGACTCGCTGATTTAAGCAGGAAAGTTACTACATGCGACACACAACGTATGTAGACTGTATCCTTTCAGTACGCCTAATCTATGTCAAACCGAAATGCGTACTCGCATGTTTGAATGTATCACCAATTATGCAAAATTCACTACTGTTCTCGGTAAAAAAAATAACCTTTAAACTGGACTAACACATTACCAGCACAACACTGAAGTACGTCAATGTGGGAGATGCACGCAAGGTACGTGCAAAATGCGATCTGCTTTGAAAAGAAATGGAACTGACCAGAGCACGCTTCGATATTTCGGCTACATTTCTGTCAAACGAACCATTGGATTCGTAATCTATGTTGAAACGAGTTATGCTATAGTCCAAAATATGGTCATCTATTTTTACTTATTGGGCTCAGTACGTGAACTGACTGTAAACAGTTCAACACAAGTGAATATGCTAAAACTGTAGTAATGTTCTACCTTGAAGGCAGCCAACTGAGCACagttcatttttttcaaaaagaattGGGACAAACTGCCTAAAAGGCATACACCATTTTTTCCTTCTAGAAGTAGGACTTTCCCGTTTAAGGGTTGTAATTTGTAGCCGCTTTCAGCCACCCTTGACTGTGGAATGGGACTTGCCttaatgtgaaaagttccctccTGCACTCACACCTTGAAAAATAACATTCATAGAAACAGTATTGCTTGCAAAGGTTGTAAAGTTAAAACTCCCCTTTATTTAACGAATAATTTGGCAATCAACAAATGCTAACTGAATTTCTGTTactaaaatatacattttaacaTTCGAAACCATAAGATAAAGAAGCTAAAATAGTGAAGAAAGGCTTATTTAAAATGGacatggtatatatacatatatgatgcATTACACTTATTACTTATCTAATAGACTGAAGGATACTGGTGAACAATTTGCAATTGGGATTTGGTTTTCAACAAGTAATACAGAAACAAGGCAAATTTTTGAAACAACTTCACACAATcattttaagcattgtaatcaggtGTCCCTTTTTGTGTATCGGTTCCTTCTCTCCAATAGGGTCTTTGATGGGGACGTGATTGTccttcctgatccttttttctacaaaactaaactaaacattcACCACCTaatctatactgtatgtactgtaactGTTCCAAACTTGGTTTATCTCCCTGATAGCTCATCATGGATCATGGTCCACAATCTTATCGCACcaagagaagaaaaatcaaTGATGAAGTGTTAAACTACATACAAACAATATCAGATGAATCTTGCGGGCAAAATAATTTCTCTGGACCAACAGATAACACCAGGAAGGACAATGATAAATCTTTACATATCAAGGAAAAAAGGAGCCAACTGCAGCAGTTGCACCAACTGGAACAGTTGTCTGAAAATGATGTTGCTGATGGTGTTGACAGTGATTTGTTCCAGACCTTTCACTCAGATGTTGATGAACTATATTCTGACTCAGATGGTGAAATTGATGGAAGTGATGAAATAAATTCCACACTGAAAATTGAGCTTGGGCAATGGGCCTCAAAGTATAATATTTCCCATGCTTCACTCTCTGAGCTCCTTGTCATTCTTCAAAATGACCATCCTGACCTTCCAAAAGACCCTAGAACTTTACTAGGCACGCAAACCAAAGTGGACACAACAATTGTCTCAGGAGGTGAATATTACCATGTTGGGATTGAGAATGGAATTACCTCTATTCTGAACTCAAGACAAAAGTCCCTAAGtagtaaatacaaaacaataacgTTGCATGTAAACATTGATGGTTTACCTCTATTCAAAAGCTCAAACTCGCAGTTTTGGCCCATATTAGGTATGATCACTGCATGTGAGAGAAAGTGATTGGCTTGTGATTGGCTTTTGTGATTGGCTTGTACTATGGGAAAAGGAAACCAACTGATTTGgaatttttgaatgaatttgtAGCAGACTACCAAAATGTTGAGCAAAATGGTATTCAAGTTCAGGGAGAAAAGCTTACAGTGGTTATGACAGCAATCATATGTGATGCCCCTGCAAGAGCCATGGTCAAAAACATCAAGGGTCATAGTGGCTACTCCGGCTGTGAAAGATGTGTTCAGAGAGGCGTGTACATCAACAAAGTAACTTTCCCAGAAACAGAAGCAGATCATCGCACTGACCAGTCATTTAGAAATATGCTAGATGAAAATCATCATCTAGGGGAAACTCCACTATCCCAACTTTCATTGGGTATGGTATCCAACTTCCCTTTAGACTACATGCACCTAGTATGTTTGGGAGTGACACGCAGACTGGTAAAGCTTTGGTTGAAAGGTCCACTAAAGACAAGACAGAGCCCTCAACTTATCAGagaaatttctgcaaaattgcAATCGTTGAATGGTGCTCTACCACGTGAATTTGCTCGCCAACCTCGATCTCTGAATGAGTTTGAACGGTGGAAAGCCACAGAGCTTCGGCAATTTCTTTTGTACACCGGTCCAGTTGTTCTTTACAGAATCATTCCAAAgccattttatgaaaatttcaTGCTTTTATCTGTTGCTATGTTTATACATTTGAGTCCATTCAACTGTAGCAGTTACTCTCAGCTTGGTCACCAGTTAATTGTTACTTTCATCAAGCACTATGCAACTCTCTATGGCAATGACATGATTACATACAATGTACATGGACTTGTGCATTTGAAAGAGGATGTACAACAATATGGTGCATTGGACAATGTATCCTGTTTCCCTTTCGAAAGTTATTTGGGACAGATAAAACGAATGGTTAGGAATGCAAATTACCCCTTACAACAAGTTATTCGACGTCTTTCTGAAAACCATGTAGCATTTCCTACTAAGAGCAAAGAACTTTTTGAGCAGCCTCACAATGGTGGACAGATTCCTGAGACCATGGTAACTTCCTGACAATACAAAGTACTCAACCTTCAAGATTGCACTATCAAAATATCTATGGGGGACAACTGTGTTAAAATTGGTGAAGAAATTGTTCTTGCCAGAAACTTCTTTGTCAGCGATGGCAGCAAGTTCATCTTATATGAAAAGTTTTGTCACAAAGAAAATTTTTTCACATATCCACTGGATTCCACCAAACTTGGCATATTCAAGATCAAATTACTCAGTGGGAAACTAGAGTATGCTCCAATCTCAAGTATCCTGGAAAAATATGTTCTTATTCCTCGGAAGAAAAGCTTTGTGGTAGTGCCACTCCTCCATTTTTGAATTTGTACCGTACCTGATCATGGCtattcattatcatcattactGTCTTTCAGCATGTCTGATACTCAAACTTTCTTGGTTGTTGCCTTTGCTGGTGAAGACGGTGTAGGAGTCATTCCATCGCAATGGAGAACTGGCGAAAGAGAATGCTTCTGGCCACCATATAAATCTTCTACAAGGTTTGAGAAGGCAGTCAAGTCAGTGGAAGCCCCGCAAGCATCTTGGACGAGACATACCATTCGGGTTCTGTCAACAACAGGTATTGTAAACACAATTAATTCAAATGAAAGTGTAAAATGATTTGCAATAACAATGTTTCTTTCAATAACATTATGCTTTGTGGTTACTTTGATGGATCAAGGTGCTACAAAGACCACAGTATCTCACTGTATAGTGTTGTAAATCTCCACGACGTAAATGTTGAAACTGAGAAAAGTGTATCTGTACATGTGTGTTCTGTACGAGATTAAAACCTTTCATTTACAGATAGGACCATACcactgtatagtgtacagtagtttactAGTTCATCACAATTGCCCACtatcaagattttttttcaattgtttcatttcttcaggTTCCTATGCACGGGCAATGATCTTATTGACAAGGGCTGAGGAGACTTCAGACTTAGCTACTGAAAATGAAGATGAGAGGCCATCAAAGCGCAGGAAGTTGTAAGTGtccaatatataaatatgctaaTGTTCGATTTAAATAAACCAAGCAAAACTGCTACAAAAATAAATGCAGGTTATACTGTACATTCCAAAATTACCATCACTGATCTTTCTCATAGAGATGCTGACAgtgaacatacagtacagtctCACTCAAACAACTTAAACCAAAAGTGCCATCCTTACTGACTTAACAAGTATGAAACTCAGAAAGTTCAGTAATATTTTATGAACTCTAGCTCCATATTTAAATTGACCTATAATCAGCTTAAATCATACCGGACATAAAAATCCCATATGTTCAAATCAGACACAATACTCTCAACATGGATGTTATGGTAAAGGCAATATCTGTGATGTACTTACTTTTCATACTCATAGGCAAAATCGCCGGTATGTGTCTTCCTCTGACGACACAGAAGAAGAAGCTGAGAATTTCACCCTGCCTCCACCGATTCAGCCATTGGTTCCCCTCACAACGCCATTGACCTCCAATATAAATCCTCAATCACAGAGGCAAAATTTTCCTGATGCTGTCGTATCAACAATAAGTGCAAGGCACTCTACCGGGTCTACCCAGTCACTAGCAGGGTCCAGTCGGAACATATCTCCCATGTCAACACCAGATTTGATTGTTAATGGTGTGTAGTACCGTAAATTTAAACAAAGCATTGTACATGATCTGCATTTGTAAAGGTTCAAGTACTGCTATAATGCACATTTCTTTGACCTGCTGACCAAGCCTTGGTGACTGGTAATGTGGCAACCATGCAAACTATTACTCCAGTTACTGTTTACTAAGGCtaaatatttctctctttttcttaatTACTGTACTTCTGTGCCAGGGAATGCaatgtatatacagtaccagTCTGCTATTCTCACATTGCACTTCCACTTCAAAGTGACTACTTTTAACATCTGATGTCTCTTAACAGCAACTCAGAAGAAGATCCTTATGATTTTGGCAGAAATAAAAGCTGAAGTAAGGGACCTGAAGCGCCAAACAGTTGCAAATTCTCATTTAATTCAATCCCTTAAGACCTCCCATTTGGATTTGGAGGAACTGCCAGATGATGTAAACTTGCCCCTTTCATCTGTTCCACTTCTGACAGCTCTGGATGAACTTGCCCGGACTGATTTTAATGTGGAGAAACGTTTGGTAATTGCCCATACTTTGTCCTATGTAAGAAGGAAAAATACatacactatatataaataaataggttgtatatactgtatgaaatAAGAACTCACCACTTACTAATATAGCTTAGCAAATAACGAgtgtgcgtcaattatgaagtaTTTAGCAGACTCGTCAACTctccctgtttcaaatggaagcctactaaagaaaccctgtagaaagcgaagTCAGCTGCTgcaaactacaacaagaaacactgattggaagattctctcactgtattgcataagtagactagggcctatacttatttaggagtatttatatcatttcagttgaaaatgaccaacctccCGATTTTCCCCTTGTgctccctattttttggccatgaaaaatgttattctccctattttggggtcaaacaggttgacaggtctgattTAGTAAACCTTGTCAATTGAGCTACATTAGCCTAGTCATTTACCGAACCTTCCACTATACAGTACTATTGAAAAACCTATACTACAGTAATACATACCTTATCAATGGTAGAACCTTGAAAATTGTAGTGCCTGCACAGTAAAGTAATCGTTACTCGATAGTAACGGCATGACTTCTTGCATTGTTTTTGCGAAGTCATAGAAGTAGTTGTTGTCGTTGTACGTATAgacattatttttttacaacaggTATTCAAAGTTGGACAGTTCACGATATAATTTGGAGCAATATTACTTTAGACGAATACAGGATGTGGAATAAGCTATTGATTTATGGTAGATTGTTGTATCACTCACTGTCTCGTGCACGTTTCTGGTGTAAAATAAGCATGCTGGAAAAAACGTCAAGTTGAAGCTAGTTGGAGCATAACGCAGTCCTCAGAAAATTCTGGCTTCCATGAAGACTCAAAGATTCACAACTGTTTTCTTCCAGATTTTGACACTGTCGTCAGTAGGTGGGCAGATCTTGCCTGTAGCAGTAAGAAGGATGCTGCAGGAATTGATCCAAAATAGTGTAGCCAAATGCATTAATTGGACTGGTCAAGGGGAGAAGTTGGCATTTAAGGACCTGTTCCTTCGAAAAGTTTTAGAAAGTTCGTACAATTTATTGAATATTTGCTTACTTTACATTATGTACGCCTTACTTTTTgcaaagctattttcccgtatctatttgcttTATTGTAACGAGAACGTCCCCGGCATCGCTTTCGATTGATAACGGACAGATCCACGGCCAAGAAAAAATCAGTAGACAAGTACTTAGGCCTATTATGATATGCATATTAGATAAGGCTATTAGTTGATAATTGTATACCAAGATATCTTCGGCAGAGACTTAATTCATATGTGCTTCACCTTCAATACTAagattatagcatgctataatttggggccaatacagaatACCCTAAAGCCCGCAAATGAACTGACGAACGTGCTCCGGTACGTGGGAGCAgtgagtttccataacaactccctgctgcaACATGGGGAGCGAAACTAGTGGCTCACACACTCAGGAAAACTACCTGGAATTTGCTGGTTTATGTGGTTGGAGTTCATATTAAAAGGACGAAGTTCCCTTTCCTTTAAAATATACACAAACGATGTATTATTATGAAGAACTTACATGCATATTCTCTCAATGTAAGGAActaaaagtttttctttttgactttcttcttttttcaacTGTAGAAGCAATTAGGAAAAACCAAGAAACTTCCAACTCCACGGCAGTGGACATTCAAAGGGAGGTCGTTAAATTTTTTAAAGGAGCCTCTGATAGAGAAGGGGGTCGGAAGGCAAGGCAGCAACGCCACTTCGACGTTCAGTTTGGTAACGAACAGGAGGAATAACCTTTCGTTATAGCTCTATCCTTCGGCAGTACATGGCTTTTAATTCTGCAGATATATTAAGCTGTTACACTTACATTGTTACACTCTTCATAATTTTCTTGTATTGCAGAATCTACTATGTTCCTCACGTCAGTTACAGCCATGAATTCATTTCATGCAATTGAAATCTCAATTAGTGCAGTTTAATTTTTAAGATATGCAAATGCATGCTTACCAATATGGTCATATATTTTGGCTCATCCTTTTGGtagtattttacatatttaaccACCAGTCAAGATTTATCACCAGCACGTCCAATTAttgcatatactgtacctcTCCCCTATGATACTTTTTGTAAGAATGTATGGTTGTTATACTGAGTTTTTCCTCACGAGAAATACTCTTTAGTGAGAGGGAAACACATTCCACTCAGTGTATTTAACGAAACTCTAACTCATAATGAGATGTAAAGGCCAACAATACGAGGTACGGAATGATCATGAAATTCCGAGCAAAGGATTCAAGTTTTCCAAAGTCCCTGATATTAACGACCTGGTATGAAAAATAACAAGTTGGTGTCCCTGTATTACCAAATAAgtggtggcggggggggggggggtagggagagTAACGGTACGTTCCGTTtgtaaaaacatgttttctCATATCATCTGTCCAGACTGAACAGCGTTTCTTCCAATCCGGTTGCAAAGTCCACATATAAAGTACTGGTTTTGCTTTATTCTTGTTGAAACAGCTTTGTGATGGTCCACAGTATAATTATAAGCAAAAATGGAGGGAACGCCGAACGTATTGTTCCTTTCTACACTGTTTCTATTTCGGCGCACGGTGGGCGTCTTCATTTGATATTATGATGGCAAGTGTTTTCATAAATCTGCTTCACTCTTTTCCTCCATTCTGTGGCTTTATCAAATAATTTAAGTGAATTGTTCATAAATGGCTAAAACATCTGGTAATTAAAGGAAACtgcattaaattaataaattatgacAATGTTATGTCAATGCTCCTTGtcttatgtttttattaaaattttggtTTCACTTTACTGTCGTTATATCTGGAATACACTTCTAAAAGTTTTGCTGTCCCCACAGTCTTTCTGGATATTCAATTAATAAAACTTTTCGAAAATGACCCACTTAAATCTACACACATGCAGTGACTAGTTTCCAGCTGGAAATATTTCATCAACTATTTCATCATCATATTTCATCAACTGtcacaatttttaaaataatctATTTGACTATTACAGCTGGGTCCCAGTATAAAATTAaagtataaatgaaaaaaaaaaaaacataattgaaAGACATCGGCGCTGATTTGCCGGCGGCCCGCCATCCGCCCGCCGTCGGCCCGCCCCCGGCGGGCCTGCTTTGAGCCGCCGGCGGGCCAGCCTCGAGCCGCCGGCGGCCCGCCGGTGGC
Proteins encoded in this window:
- the LOC139984596 gene encoding uncharacterized protein produces the protein MDHGPQSYRTKRRKINDEVLNYIQTISDESCGQNNFSGPTDNTRKDNDKSLHIKEKRSQLQQLHQLEQLSENDVADGVDSDLFQTFHSDVDELYSDSDGEIDGSDEINSTLKIELGQWASNMSDTQTFLVVAFAGEDGVGVIPSQWRTGERECFWPPYKSSTRFEKAVKSVEAPQASWTRHTIRVLSTTGSYARAMILLTRAEETSDLATENEDERPSKRRKLQNRRYVSSSDDTEEEAENFTLPPPIQPLVPLTTPLTSNINPQSQRQNFPDAVVSTISARHSTGSTQSLAGSSRNISPMSTPDLIVNATQKKILMILAEIKAEVRDLKRQTVANSHLIQSLKTSHLDLEELPDDVNLPLSSVPLLTALDELARTDFNVEKRLILTLSSVGGQILPVAVRRMLQELIQNSVAKCINWTGQGEKLAFKDLFLRKVLEKAIRKNQETSNSTAVDIQREVVKFFKGASDREGGRKARQQRHFDVQFGNEQEE